Part of the Sphingomonas morindae genome, CTCCGCGCTCGCCCAGGCGCCCAGCGCCGCGTAGCGCGCCGTTCGCGCGCCCGCCTGCACGCTGCCCTCCACCCGCACGCGCGCGCTATGATGGGGAACGCCGCGCGCGGCGCAGAGCGCGGCGACCAGCGCGGCCTCCTCGGCGGCGGCGGCGCGCAGGCCATGGTCCACCGTCATCGCCGCGATCCGCCCCGGCCGCGCGGCGGCGGCGAGCAGCAGCAGCGCCAGGCTGTCCGGCCCGCCGGATACGGCCAGGCCCAGCGCCGCGTCCGGCGGCAGCAGCGCGTCGAGATCGGCGGCGAACCGGGCGATCAGCGCGGCGTCAGGCGCCGCACTTGGCATCCTGCCGCCCCTGGGCGACACGCGCCTTGAGCGTGGCGTTGAGCGTGGCGCCATAGACGTCGCGCAGCTCGTCATAGACCTGGCAGGCCTGGCTCTGCTTCTTCAGCCGGGTCAGCGTCTGGCCGAGATAATAGAGGCTGTCCGCCGCCCGCTCGCCGCGCGGAAAGCGCTTGTAGCTGGTGAGGAAGGCATCGGCCGCGCTGGTCAGCTGGCCATCGTCCAGATAGGCGCGGCCGAGCAGATTCTGGGCATAGCTCGCGCGGCGGTGATTGGGATATTTGGCCACCACCTGCTTGAGCGCATCCTCCGCCTCGCCATAGCGCTTCTGCTGCCACAGCTGATAGCCGAGCATATAGCCGTCCTCGGCCCCGTCGCCGGTCTTGGGCGGCGCCGGCGATGCCGCCGCAGCGGGGGGCGCGCCATCGCCATCGCTCGCCGCCGCGTCGCCGCCATCCGCCGCGCCGCCGCGCGCGGGCTTCACGCCGGCGGGAAGCGGCTTGCGACCCTGCGGCCCGAACGGCGCGGGGGCGGCGTCCGCCCCGGCCGCTCCGCCCGCCGCCGCCGCGCCCAAGGCCCCGCCAGCCCCGCCGGCCGCCGCGGCGGCGCCGGCGCCGCCGCCCTCCACCTGCTGCAGCCGGTAATCGGTATCGGCCTGGAGCTTGGCGAAGCCCTGTTCCAGCACGTCCAGCCGGTGGTTGTTCACTTCGGTCTGGTTGGTGAGCTGGCGCACCTGCCCCTCCAGCGCGCTGACCCGGGCGCTGAGATCGCTGATCGCGCCGTCGGCCGGCGTGCCGCTCGGGGTGACTGGCGCGGGGGCGGGGGCGATCTGCGGCTCGAAATAATCGGGATTGCCGCCGGGGAAGACCTTGCGCTGCACCGCGCGCAGCTCCTTCTCGACACGGGTGACCCGGCCTTCGAGATCGGCGGGCTGGGCGAGCAGCGGCACGGCCGTGCCGGCAAGGAGAAGGGCGACGATCGCCAGACGCATAGCTTAGATCCTGATCGGCTGGAGCGGAACCACGAAGGC contains:
- a CDS encoding tetratricopeptide repeat protein, producing MRLAIVALLLAGTAVPLLAQPADLEGRVTRVEKELRAVQRKVFPGGNPDYFEPQIAPAPAPVTPSGTPADGAISDLSARVSALEGQVRQLTNQTEVNNHRLDVLEQGFAKLQADTDYRLQQVEGGGAGAAAAAGGAGGALGAAAAGGAAGADAAPAPFGPQGRKPLPAGVKPARGGAADGGDAAASDGDGAPPAAAASPAPPKTGDGAEDGYMLGYQLWQQKRYGEAEDALKQVVAKYPNHRRASYAQNLLGRAYLDDGQLTSAADAFLTSYKRFPRGERAADSLYYLGQTLTRLKKQSQACQVYDELRDVYGATLNATLKARVAQGRQDAKCGA